From a region of the Candidatus Omnitrophota bacterium genome:
- a CDS encoding PTS sugar transporter subunit IIA: protein MKITEFLCEKAVNSDLKSLDKKGVIEELVDLLIKAGKLKDKDKQKIIEVILNREALGSTGIGQGIAIPHGKSDCLKELTAAMGISKRGINFDALDGEPVFIFFLLLAPEDSAGPHLKALARISRLLKDKYLRDALIKAKDDKEIINIIKEEDQKKF from the coding sequence ATGAAAATAACAGAATTTTTATGTGAGAAGGCAGTCAACTCTGATTTGAAATCTTTGGATAAGAAGGGAGTTATCGAGGAATTAGTAGATTTGTTAATCAAAGCGGGAAAATTAAAAGATAAAGATAAGCAGAAGATAATTGAGGTTATCTTGAATCGTGAGGCTTTAGGAAGCACAGGCATCGGACAAGGAATTGCTATTCCTCACGGTAAAAGTGATTGTTTAAAAGAACTTACCGCTGCTATGGGGATTTCCAAAAGAGGAATAAACTTTGACGCCTTAGATGGGGAACCAGTTTTTATTTTCTTTTTGTTGCTTGCTCCTGAAGATTCTGCAGGTCCGCATCTCAAGGCTTTAGCAAGAATTTCGCGGTTGCTTAAAGACAAATATTTAAGAGATGCACTCATTAAAGCAAAGGACGATAAAGAAATTATAAATATTATAAAAGAAGAGGACCAGAAGAAGTTTTAA
- a CDS encoding tetratricopeptide repeat protein produces the protein MKRIIYGGICLLLILEIIIPNVDWINYKVFLAYTIVGILLFIGSFGYLIKENFYTKTSLDTPLFLYFVWLFISYLFSPFKSASGYRFLNSSVLIAFYFLLVNSSRRKEEINYLFNLWIFSSLLLCLYSFLYQIEFVGSFGNPNLFASFLVSLIPVSLVRFYHTEDKEEKFLFFISAVVFLIALFFTKSRAGIGGGIFSLILFFGLGFYKEIIGNKKNFKRFYQILIIAIIGGLIFFRQILPFFVLKDRIYIWQGALRLIKEKWLFGWGVGNLPIYFPKFSPQPLRQIYPDQFVNNAHNEFLTLTAELGIVGLGLFLWILGKTFVMLKKNLKSKDSLFSLVSLGGLCSLSGILLVNLFDVSLRFLFTAIFFWFIMGIAGSIEKMKEESLQKSILYKRIIIFLVCVILGIFLLKQAFYNFEMSQEYHNSVRRLKVNLSEIEIIRKEGEEKILNNKADAQIYFKLGTLYAKIMDWQRAKAYLEKAISLDSSSIFSYTNLGNVYAEINNLDKAIDYYQKAIEISPEYLNAHYNLGFVYFKKGDIERALREFDFVLSKNKKEYYAWQIRQLIFE, from the coding sequence ATGAAGAGAATAATTTACGGGGGAATTTGTTTATTACTAATCTTAGAGATTATAATTCCCAATGTAGATTGGATTAATTATAAAGTTTTTCTTGCTTATACGATTGTAGGAATACTTCTCTTTATCGGATCTTTTGGCTATTTAATTAAAGAAAATTTTTACACGAAGACCTCTCTTGATACGCCACTTTTTCTATATTTTGTCTGGCTATTTATTTCTTATCTATTTTCTCCCTTTAAAAGTGCCTCCGGCTATAGATTCTTAAATAGTTCCGTTTTAATTGCTTTTTATTTTCTTTTGGTTAATTCTTCAAGGAGAAAAGAAGAAATTAACTATTTATTTAACCTCTGGATTTTTTCTTCTCTACTGCTTTGTCTTTACAGTTTTCTCTATCAGATAGAATTTGTGGGGAGTTTTGGTAATCCTAATCTCTTTGCCAGTTTTTTAGTTTCTCTAATACCTGTTTCGCTGGTAAGGTTTTATCATACTGAGGATAAAGAAGAGAAATTTCTTTTTTTTATTTCTGCTGTGGTATTTTTAATCGCCCTTTTTTTTACAAAAAGTAGAGCAGGAATTGGTGGGGGGATATTTTCTTTAATTTTATTTTTTGGTCTGGGATTTTATAAGGAAATTATTGGGAATAAAAAGAACTTTAAACGTTTCTACCAAATTTTAATTATAGCGATTATAGGAGGATTAATTTTCTTTCGGCAAATCCTTCCCTTCTTTGTTTTGAAAGATAGGATTTATATCTGGCAGGGAGCATTAAGGTTAATTAAAGAGAAATGGCTCTTTGGTTGGGGAGTGGGGAACTTGCCCATCTATTTTCCTAAGTTTTCTCCTCAACCATTGCGTCAGATTTATCCTGACCAGTTTGTAAACAATGCCCATAATGAGTTTTTAACTTTGACTGCAGAATTAGGCATAGTGGGCTTGGGTCTATTTTTATGGATTCTTGGTAAAACTTTTGTTATGTTAAAGAAAAATTTAAAGAGTAAAGATAGTCTTTTCAGTTTGGTTAGTTTGGGAGGTTTATGTTCGTTAAGCGGGATTTTACTAGTTAATCTTTTTGATGTCTCCTTGCGTTTTCTTTTTACAGCAATTTTTTTCTGGTTTATAATGGGTATTGCAGGGAGTATAGAGAAAATGAAAGAAGAATCTTTACAAAAATCAATTTTATATAAAAGAATAATTATTTTTCTTGTTTGTGTAATTTTAGGTATTTTTTTACTAAAGCAAGCCTTTTACAATTTTGAGATGAGCCAAGAATATCACAATTCAGTAAGAAGGTTAAAAGTAAATTTGAGTGAGATTGAAATAATAAGGAAAGAGGGTGAGGAAAAGATTTTGAATAATAAAGCAGATGCGCAAATTTATTTTAAATTAGGGACACTTTATGCTAAAATCATGGATTGGCAGAGAGCAAAAGCGTATTTGGAAAAGGCAATAAGTCTTGATAGTAGTTCTATATTCTCCTATACAAATTTAGGAAATGTGTATGCAGAGATAAATAATTTAGATAAAGCTATAGATTACTATCAGAAAGCAATAGAAATTTCCCCTGAATATCTTAATGCACATTATAATTTGGGATTTGTTTATTTTAAAAAAGGGGATATTGAGAGAGCATTAAGGGAATTTGATTTTGTATTAAGTAAGAATAAAAAAGAATATTATGCCTGGCAGATAAGGCAGCTGATCTTTGAATAA
- a CDS encoding LamG domain-containing protein — protein sequence MIRHVKSIETERCRWQRRTALINTNFGVNLRSLQRNSASTNQKGIVLTMVLYIIIVFVIIGLVLITLMIVNNQSSYQLLYSTQAYYLAEAGVEYGLMQLSSDPMWLVDSDALSFDGTDDYVNVRDSSSLKVTGSLTVEFWIKPTNIAKGRQNILDKAYGGEFAFTQETNGSISFYYGTCGGRCTPYQGFGSGANSVVQNEWHHFALVRNLTNMMLYWYKDGNLLTSTAAAYASATASTYNVTIGYGYTGVYYQGIIDEVRIYNRALTQEEIQYSYNYKMPLNRTGLVGWWKFASGYTSIDSSGKGNNGTVYGATSTTGVYKPSPVGLAAGTGFNPLGQSNCSFSVSFMATAVQNGLLTSVSSVEAKQVISLDKAPAQRVVSVNVPRIY from the coding sequence ATGATAAGGCACGTGAAAAGTATAGAAACAGAAAGATGCAGATGGCAACGCAGGACTGCACTGATTAATACTAATTTCGGCGTAAATCTGCGTAGTTTGCAGCGTAACTCTGCTTCTACAAATCAAAAGGGGATTGTCTTGACTATGGTTTTGTATATTATTATTGTCTTTGTGATTATTGGACTGGTACTTATAACTTTAATGATTGTCAATAATCAGTCATCATATCAACTTTTATATTCCACGCAGGCCTATTATCTTGCTGAGGCAGGAGTGGAATATGGGCTAATGCAATTAAGTTCTGATCCAATGTGGCTTGTGGATTCTGATGCATTGAGTTTTGATGGGACAGATGATTATGTAAATGTGAGAGATTCTTCCTCCCTAAAGGTTACCGGTAGTTTAACAGTAGAGTTCTGGATAAAGCCTACGAATATCGCTAAGGGTAGACAAAATATTCTAGATAAAGCTTACGGTGGAGAGTTTGCTTTTACTCAAGAAACAAATGGTAGTATTTCTTTTTACTATGGAACCTGTGGAGGAAGGTGTACGCCTTATCAGGGATTTGGTTCAGGAGCAAATTCTGTGGTTCAGAACGAATGGCATCATTTTGCTCTTGTAAGAAATTTGACTAATATGATGCTTTACTGGTATAAGGATGGCAATTTACTTACTTCTACTGCCGCCGCTTATGCAAGTGCTACTGCCTCCACTTATAATGTAACTATTGGTTATGGTTATACTGGAGTTTACTATCAAGGCATCATTGATGAGGTGCGTATCTACAATCGTGCTTTAACTCAAGAAGAGATTCAATATTCTTACAATTACAAAATGCCTCTGAATAGAACCGGCTTGGTTGGCTGGTGGAAATTTGCTTCAGGTTATACATCAATTGATTCTTCGGGAAAGGGAAATAATGGGACTGTTTATGGAGCAACCTCTACTACCGGAGTGTATAAGCCTTCCCCTGTAGGATTAGCTGCCGGAACGGGTTTTAATCCTCTTGGGCAATCCAATTGCTCTTTCTCTGTAAGTTTTATGGCCACTGCCGTGCAGAATGGTTTGCTTACCTCGGTAAGCAGTGTGGAAGCAAAACAGGTGATTTCTTTGGATAAAGCCCCGGCACAGAGGGTGGTGAGTGTGAATGTGCCACGGATATATTGA
- a CDS encoding GxxExxY protein, producing the protein MDKLLYKEESYQIRGACFCVWKEFGGAFKESVIRKALVKELKERGLFPEIDKKIEVRFKDEKVGVYVPDLVVNDKILIELKVKPYLTKEDERQFWYYLKASDYKLGFLINFGSEKLEIKRRIYDKAREKYRNRKMQMATQDCTD; encoded by the coding sequence ATGGACAAATTATTATATAAAGAAGAATCATATCAAATAAGAGGGGCGTGTTTTTGTGTATGGAAAGAATTTGGAGGAGCTTTTAAGGAATCGGTAATTCGGAAGGCTCTGGTTAAAGAATTAAAAGAGCGTGGCTTATTTCCGGAGATAGATAAGAAGATAGAAGTCAGATTTAAAGATGAAAAAGTGGGAGTATATGTGCCAGATTTAGTGGTTAATGATAAAATATTGATTGAGCTCAAAGTAAAACCCTATTTAACTAAAGAAGATGAGAGGCAATTTTGGTATTATTTGAAAGCTTCGGATTATAAATTGGGATTTTTGATAAATTTTGGTAGTGAGAAATTGGAGATAAAAAGGCGTATTTATGATAAGGCACGTGAAAAGTATAGAAACAGAAAGATGCAGATGGCAACGCAGGACTGCACTGATTAA
- a CDS encoding prepilin-type N-terminal cleavage/methylation domain-containing protein: MTRQGIKFSVFSRWLSRVLAIKKSVTLIELLIAIAIVGILSVGLTYMLTQGLKVWMGGTARTDIVDRGRVALERLSRELRQAERFTITTMNATDIQFNAVLSGTTYVIAYKFTNNALWRSEKTNMAAANDFVSLAKSVNNLTFSYYDKNGAVTTSTTAVRVVRVDLVLDMPSPEQDVTLNTDIQLRNFYTSGE; the protein is encoded by the coding sequence ATGACACGGCAAGGAATAAAATTTAGCGTATTTTCGCGTTGGCTTTCGCGTGTTTTAGCGATAAAGAAGTCTGTTACTCTCATCGAGTTACTCATTGCCATTGCCATTGTGGGAATTCTTTCTGTGGGTCTTACCTATATGCTTACTCAGGGATTAAAGGTCTGGATGGGAGGAACAGCCAGAACCGATATTGTAGACCGAGGAAGAGTTGCCCTGGAAAGACTTTCCCGAGAATTGCGTCAAGCGGAACGTTTTACCATCACTACCATGAATGCCACGGATATACAGTTTAATGCGGTTTTAAGCGGAACAACCTATGTAATTGCCTACAAGTTTACCAACAATGCTTTGTGGCGCAGTGAAAAAACCAATATGGCAGCAGCAAACGATTTTGTTTCTTTGGCGAAGAGTGTAAATAATTTGACTTTTAGTTATTATGATAAAAATGGTGCAGTTACGACATCTACCACTGCAGTGCGCGTCGTAAGGGTTGATTTGGTGCTGGATATGCCTTCTCCCGAGCAAGATGTAACGCTTAATACCGATATTCAGTTGAGGAATTTTTATACCTCGGGAGAATAA